Proteins encoded in a region of the Streptomyces sp. NBC_01471 genome:
- a CDS encoding 2-oxoacid:acceptor oxidoreductase subunit alpha, translating into MTSQVSSPAEQADGSDETVVGEHRALLIDKGGLGTEGLDEEGIDTEGLATEASGAKEVRRLSRVIIRFAGDSGDGMQLTGDRFTSETASFGNDLSTLPNFPAEIRAPAGTLPGVSSFQVHFADHDILTPGDAPDVLVAMNPAALKANIADVPRGADIIVNTDEFSKRPMAKVGYLTSPLEDGSLEAYQVHPVPLTTLTIEALKEFGLSRKEAERSKNMFALGLLSWMYHRPTENTEQFLRAKFAKKPQIAEANVAAFRAGWNFGETTEDFAVSYEVEPAAAAFPAGTYRNISGNLALSYGLIAAGRQADLPLYLGSYPITPASDILHELSRHKNFGVRTFQAEDEIAAIGAALGASFGGSLAVTTTSGPGVALKSETIGLAVSLELPLLVIAIQRGGPSTGLPTKTEQADLLQAMFGRNGEAPVPVIAPKTPADCFDAALDAARIAVTYRTPVFLLSDGYLANGSEPWRIPETTELPDLRTQFATAPNHHLADGTDVFWPYKRDPHTLARPWAVPGTPGLEHRIGGIEKQDGTGNISYDPANHDLMVRTRQAKIDNIQVPDLTVDDPDRASTLVLGWGSTYGPITAAVRRLRNDNIPIAQAHLRHLNPFPANLGDILKGYDKVVIPEMNLGQLALLIRAKYLVGAVSYNQVNGMPFKAEQLATALKEATDA; encoded by the coding sequence GTGACCAGCCAGGTCAGTAGCCCAGCCGAGCAGGCCGACGGATCCGATGAGACCGTTGTCGGGGAACATCGCGCCCTTCTGATCGACAAAGGGGGCCTCGGCACAGAGGGCCTCGACGAAGAGGGCATCGACACAGAGGGCCTCGCCACAGAGGCGTCCGGCGCCAAGGAAGTACGCCGCCTGAGCCGGGTGATCATCCGGTTCGCGGGTGATTCGGGTGATGGGATGCAGCTGACGGGGGACCGGTTCACGTCGGAGACGGCGTCGTTCGGGAATGATCTGTCGACGCTGCCGAACTTCCCGGCGGAGATCCGTGCGCCCGCGGGCACGCTGCCGGGTGTTTCCTCGTTCCAGGTGCACTTCGCCGACCATGACATCCTCACGCCGGGGGATGCGCCCGATGTGCTGGTCGCGATGAACCCGGCCGCGCTGAAGGCGAACATCGCGGATGTGCCGCGGGGTGCGGACATCATCGTGAACACGGACGAGTTCTCGAAGCGGCCGATGGCGAAGGTCGGTTACCTCACCTCCCCGCTCGAGGACGGGTCGCTGGAGGCGTATCAGGTTCATCCGGTGCCGCTGACGACGCTGACGATCGAGGCACTCAAGGAGTTCGGGCTCTCCCGCAAGGAAGCCGAACGCTCCAAGAACATGTTCGCGCTGGGCCTGCTGTCGTGGATGTATCACCGCCCGACGGAGAACACCGAGCAGTTCCTGCGGGCGAAGTTCGCGAAGAAACCACAGATCGCGGAGGCGAACGTCGCCGCGTTCCGCGCCGGGTGGAACTTCGGCGAGACGACGGAGGACTTCGCCGTCTCCTACGAGGTCGAACCGGCCGCGGCCGCGTTCCCGGCCGGAACGTACCGCAACATCTCGGGAAACCTGGCCCTGTCCTACGGCCTGATCGCCGCCGGCCGCCAGGCGGACCTGCCCCTCTACCTGGGCTCGTACCCGATCACCCCGGCCTCCGACATCCTCCACGAGCTCTCCCGCCACAAGAACTTCGGCGTGCGGACCTTCCAGGCCGAGGACGAGATCGCCGCCATCGGCGCGGCCCTGGGCGCATCCTTCGGCGGGTCTCTCGCGGTGACCACCACCTCCGGCCCCGGTGTGGCACTGAAGTCCGAGACGATCGGGCTCGCCGTGTCGCTGGAGCTGCCGTTGCTGGTCATCGCGATCCAGCGGGGCGGGCCCTCGACCGGGCTGCCCACCAAGACCGAACAGGCCGACCTGCTCCAGGCCATGTTCGGACGCAACGGCGAGGCCCCGGTCCCGGTGATCGCACCGAAGACCCCCGCGGACTGCTTCGACGCCGCTCTGGACGCCGCCCGGATCGCGGTCACCTACCGGACCCCGGTCTTCCTGCTCTCCGACGGCTACCTCGCCAACGGATCCGAGCCCTGGCGCATCCCCGAGACCACCGAACTGCCCGACCTGCGCACCCAGTTCGCCACCGCACCCAACCACCACCTCGCCGACGGCACCGACGTGTTCTGGCCCTACAAACGCGACCCCCACACCCTCGCCCGCCCCTGGGCCGTGCCCGGCACACCCGGCCTCGAACACCGCATCGGCGGCATCGAGAAACAGGACGGCACCGGCAACATCTCCTACGACCCCGCCAACCACGACCTCATGGTCCGCACCCGCCAGGCCAAAATCGACAACATCCAGGTCCCCGACCTCACCGTCGACGACCCCGACCGGGCGAGCACCCTGGTCCTGGGCTGGGGCTCCACCTACGGACCCATCACCGCGGCGGTGCGCCGGCTGCGCAACGACAACATCCCCATCGCCCAGGCCCACCTGCGCCACCTCAACCCCTTCCCCGCCAACCTCGGCGACATCCTGAAGGGGTACGACAAGGTCGTGATCCCGGAGATGAACCTCGGCCAGCTCGCCCTCCTCATCCGCGCGAAATACCTGGTCGGCGCCGTCTCCTACAACCAGGTCAACGGCATGCCGTTCAAAGCCGAACAGCTCGCGACGGCACTCAAGGAGGCCACCGATGCCTGA
- a CDS encoding 2-oxoacid:ferredoxin oxidoreductase subunit beta, whose translation MPESNELLQLVPKAEAKQTMKDFKSDQEVRWCPGCGDYAVLAAVQGFMPELGLAKENIVFVSGIGCSSRFPYYMNTYGMHSIHGRAPAIATGLATSRRDLSVWVVTGDGDALSIGGNHLIHALRRNVNLKILLFNNRIYGLTKGQYSPTSETGKITKSTPMGSLDSPFNPVSLAIGAEASFVARTIDSDRQHLTSVLRAAADHPGTALVEIYQNCNIFNDGAFEALKDREQAQEAVIRLEHGQPIRFGTPEHPKGVVRDHTTGDLEVVDVTPDNEAHILVHDAQATSPTTAFALSRLADPDTLHHTPIGVLRNTQRPVYDTLMNTQLETAIEQHGKGDLTTLLTGNDTWTVAG comes from the coding sequence ATGCCTGAGAGCAACGAACTTCTCCAGCTGGTGCCCAAAGCCGAAGCCAAACAGACCATGAAGGACTTCAAGTCCGACCAGGAAGTCCGCTGGTGCCCCGGCTGCGGCGACTACGCCGTCCTCGCCGCCGTCCAGGGCTTCATGCCCGAACTCGGCCTCGCCAAAGAGAACATCGTCTTCGTCTCCGGCATCGGCTGCTCCTCCCGCTTCCCCTACTACATGAACACCTACGGGATGCACTCCATCCACGGCCGCGCCCCCGCCATCGCCACCGGCCTCGCCACCTCCCGCCGCGACCTGTCCGTCTGGGTCGTCACCGGCGACGGCGACGCCCTGTCCATCGGCGGCAACCACCTCATCCACGCCCTGCGCCGCAACGTCAACCTGAAGATCCTCCTCTTCAACAACCGGATCTACGGACTGACCAAAGGCCAGTACTCACCCACATCCGAGACCGGGAAGATCACCAAGTCGACGCCGATGGGCTCCCTCGACTCCCCGTTCAACCCCGTCTCCCTGGCCATCGGCGCCGAGGCGTCCTTCGTGGCCCGCACCATCGACTCCGACCGCCAGCACCTCACCAGCGTGCTCCGCGCAGCGGCCGACCACCCCGGCACCGCCCTGGTCGAGATCTACCAGAACTGCAACATCTTCAACGACGGCGCCTTCGAGGCCCTCAAAGACCGCGAACAGGCCCAGGAAGCGGTCATCCGCCTCGAACACGGACAGCCCATCCGCTTCGGCACCCCCGAACACCCCAAGGGCGTCGTCCGCGACCACACCACCGGCGACCTCGAAGTCGTCGACGTCACCCCCGACAACGAAGCCCACATCCTGGTCCACGACGCACAGGCCACGTCACCGACCACCGCCTTCGCCCTCTCCCGCCTCGCCGACCCCGACACCCTCCACCACACCCCCATCGGCGTGCTGCGCAACACCCAACGCCCCGTCTACGACACCCTCATGAACACCCAACTCGAAACCGCCATCGAGCAACACGGCAAGGGCGACCTCACCACCCTCCTCACCGGCAACGACACCTGGACCGTCGCCGGCTGA
- a CDS encoding helix-turn-helix domain-containing protein, which produces MCPSRLILEHVTSRWGVLVLAALLERSYRFSELRRQVGGVSEKMLAQTLQTLERDGFVDRDAKPVIPPRVDYSLTPLGREAAEQVWGLARWTERHVDTVLTAREAYDGARS; this is translated from the coding sequence ATGTGCCCCTCGCGCCTGATCCTGGAGCACGTCACCAGCCGCTGGGGCGTGCTCGTTCTCGCCGCGCTCCTGGAGCGTTCGTACCGCTTCAGCGAGCTGCGCCGACAGGTGGGCGGGGTCAGCGAGAAGATGCTCGCCCAGACGCTGCAGACGCTGGAGCGGGACGGCTTTGTGGACCGCGACGCCAAGCCGGTCATCCCGCCGCGGGTGGACTACTCGCTCACGCCACTCGGCAGGGAGGCCGCCGAGCAGGTGTGGGGGCTCGCCCGGTGGACCGAGCGGCACGTCGACACGGTGCTGACGGCGCGTGAGGCATACGACGGGGCCCGGTCCTGA
- a CDS encoding SDR family oxidoreductase: MSIVVTGATGALGLLVIDELLATVPADQVAAVVRNKEKAAALAARGVELRIADYDDPASLKGAFRPGERVLLISGSEVGRRVPQHTAVVEAAKAAGVAQLAYTGVLGGPGADFQLAAEHKVTEQLILDSGLPYTFLRNGWYNENYTENLAPVLEHGAVVASAGDGRVASAARADYAAAAAAVLTSDGHLGRVYELSGDVAWSFAEYAAEVAKASGKEIAYRNVPAATHQEILVGAGLPEAFAAILVDVDAAIERGLLAGTSGDLARLTGRPTTPIAASVAAALA; this comes from the coding sequence ATGAGCATCGTCGTCACCGGAGCCACCGGGGCCCTCGGCCTCCTCGTCATCGATGAGCTGCTCGCCACGGTCCCCGCGGACCAGGTCGCCGCCGTCGTCCGCAACAAGGAGAAGGCCGCCGCCCTGGCGGCGCGCGGTGTGGAGCTGCGCATCGCCGACTACGACGACCCGGCGAGCCTCAAGGGGGCGTTCCGCCCCGGCGAGCGGGTGCTCCTCATCTCCGGGAGCGAGGTCGGCCGACGCGTCCCGCAGCACACCGCGGTCGTCGAGGCGGCGAAGGCGGCGGGCGTCGCACAGCTCGCGTACACGGGCGTCCTGGGCGGCCCCGGCGCCGACTTCCAGCTGGCCGCCGAGCACAAGGTGACCGAGCAGCTGATCCTGGACTCCGGGCTTCCCTACACCTTCCTGCGCAACGGCTGGTACAACGAGAACTACACCGAGAACCTCGCGCCGGTCCTGGAACACGGCGCTGTCGTCGCCAGCGCGGGCGACGGCCGGGTCGCGTCGGCCGCCCGCGCCGACTACGCGGCGGCCGCCGCTGCCGTTCTGACGTCGGACGGCCACCTGGGCCGGGTCTACGAGCTGAGCGGTGACGTCGCCTGGTCCTTCGCCGAGTACGCCGCCGAGGTCGCCAAGGCCTCCGGCAAGGAGATCGCCTACCGCAACGTCCCGGCGGCCACGCACCAGGAGATCCTGGTCGGCGCCGGCCTCCCGGAGGCGTTCGCGGCCATCCTCGTGGACGTGGACGCCGCCATCGAGCGCGGCCTGCTGGCCGGTACGAGCGGCGACCTGGCCCGGCTGACGGGGCGCCCCACCACGCCGATCGCGGCCTCGGTCGCGGCCGCGCTGGCGTGA
- the rarD gene encoding EamA family transporter RarD — MKGASEQRTGFLNGAAAYVLWGLVPMFWPLLKPSGAMEILAHRMVWSLGVVVIALLVMRRWAWIGELVRTPRRLGLVAIAAVVISVNWGGYIWAVNNGQVVEASLGYFINPLVTIAMGVLLLGERLRPAQWAAVATGAAAVLVLTVGYGKPPWISLMLAFSFAAYGLVKKKVNLGGLESLAAETAVQFLPALAYLLFLTTRGESTFGSPAHGALLASTGVVTAIPLILFGAAAIRVPLSTMGLLQYLAPVFQFGLGVLYFHEAMPPERWAGFALVWLALTVLTWDALRNAHRTRARAAQLTAEAREREQTQEPGQAQGPGQASTGPAATEPTATGPAA; from the coding sequence GTGAAGGGCGCCAGCGAGCAGCGGACAGGGTTCCTGAACGGCGCCGCGGCATACGTGCTGTGGGGGCTCGTCCCGATGTTCTGGCCGCTGCTCAAGCCGTCCGGCGCCATGGAGATCCTCGCCCACCGCATGGTGTGGTCCCTGGGTGTCGTCGTGATCGCGCTGCTGGTGATGCGGCGCTGGGCCTGGATCGGCGAGCTGGTCCGCACACCCCGCAGACTGGGCCTCGTGGCCATCGCGGCGGTGGTCATCAGCGTCAACTGGGGCGGCTACATCTGGGCCGTGAACAACGGTCAGGTCGTCGAGGCCTCACTCGGCTACTTCATCAACCCGCTGGTCACCATCGCGATGGGTGTCCTGCTGCTCGGCGAACGGCTGCGCCCCGCCCAGTGGGCCGCCGTCGCCACCGGCGCGGCGGCCGTGCTGGTCCTGACCGTCGGATACGGCAAGCCGCCGTGGATCTCGCTGATGCTGGCCTTCTCCTTCGCGGCGTACGGACTGGTCAAGAAGAAGGTGAATCTCGGCGGACTGGAGTCGCTCGCGGCCGAGACGGCGGTGCAGTTCCTGCCGGCGCTGGCGTATCTGCTGTTCCTCACCACGCGCGGCGAGTCCACTTTCGGCTCCCCGGCCCACGGGGCGCTCCTCGCGTCCACGGGTGTGGTGACCGCGATCCCGCTGATCCTCTTCGGAGCGGCGGCGATCCGCGTGCCGCTCTCGACCATGGGACTTCTCCAGTACCTGGCGCCGGTCTTCCAGTTCGGGCTGGGCGTCCTGTACTTCCACGAGGCGATGCCGCCGGAGCGGTGGGCGGGCTTCGCGCTGGTCTGGCTGGCCCTGACGGTTCTGACCTGGGACGCCCTGCGGAACGCGCACCGGACGCGGGCACGGGCCGCTCAGCTGACGGCCGAGGCACGGGAGCGGGAGCAGACGCAGGAGCCGGGGCAGGCGCAGGGGCCGGGGCAGGCGAGCACGGGCCCCGCAGCCACTGAGCCGACGGCCACCGGGCCCGCCGCCTGA
- a CDS encoding TetR/AcrR family transcriptional regulator, producing MNLTPNPARRSEKSQQAILAAALALCIERGYARVTIEAIAARAGVSKKTIYRWWPSKGALVLEALDHEAIRTRPFPDTGDLAADLHSQMTGVVRLLMHPPLGPAYAGVLTEIQYDDELARTVQEEFIDPRVRGATGRLRSAQAQGVLPKDADVNLGVELLYGPLYYRHSLRRSPYDAEEISRLIAHVLKALGA from the coding sequence GTGAACCTCACGCCCAATCCCGCGCGCCGCAGCGAGAAATCACAGCAGGCGATTCTCGCGGCCGCCCTCGCGCTCTGTATCGAGCGGGGGTACGCCCGCGTCACGATCGAGGCGATCGCCGCCCGTGCCGGTGTGAGCAAGAAGACGATCTACCGCTGGTGGCCGTCGAAGGGCGCTCTGGTGCTCGAAGCGCTGGACCACGAGGCCATCCGGACCCGCCCCTTCCCCGACACCGGTGATCTCGCGGCCGATCTGCACTCCCAGATGACCGGAGTGGTGCGGCTCCTCATGCATCCGCCGCTCGGCCCCGCGTACGCGGGGGTCCTCACTGAGATCCAGTACGACGACGAACTCGCCAGGACCGTGCAGGAAGAGTTCATCGATCCGCGGGTCAGGGGCGCGACGGGCCGGCTGCGCAGCGCCCAGGCGCAGGGCGTGCTGCCCAAGGACGCCGACGTGAATCTGGGGGTGGAGCTGCTCTACGGTCCGCTCTACTACCGGCACAGCCTGCGCAGGTCGCCGTACGACGCTGAGGAGATCAGCCGGCTGATCGCACATGTCCTGAAAGCGCTGGGCGCCTGA
- a CDS encoding ABC transporter permease, with translation MSQAEASRQKLPPGAVPADGEPQSGNPRSGGPGAARAAVRPGWQLGLFRSELTTTFRRWRTLALLAVLAAVPALIGIAVKVESDHGSTARDPSGNGPAFLTDITNNGLFLVFAALAATLPVFLPMAIGVIAGDSVAGEASAGTLRYLLVAPAGRTRLLLAKFVCAVAFCLAATLVVAASALAVGALLFPLGDVTTISGTQISFADGLGRAALISAVVAASLIGVAAVGLFVSTLTSSGIAAMATTVGLVITVQILDGIPQLHALQPYLFPHYWLSFADLLRAPVYWDEIVKNLELQGLYAMVFGSAAWARFTTKDIAA, from the coding sequence ATGTCGCAGGCTGAGGCGTCCCGGCAGAAGCTGCCGCCGGGGGCCGTACCGGCGGATGGCGAACCGCAGAGTGGCAACCCGCGGTCCGGCGGGCCCGGGGCGGCGCGCGCCGCCGTGCGTCCGGGGTGGCAGCTCGGCCTCTTCCGTTCCGAGCTGACCACCACCTTCCGCCGTTGGCGCACCCTCGCCCTGCTCGCCGTGCTGGCCGCGGTCCCGGCCCTCATCGGCATCGCCGTCAAGGTGGAGTCGGACCACGGCTCGACGGCCCGCGACCCCAGCGGCAACGGCCCCGCCTTCCTCACGGACATCACCAACAACGGGCTGTTCCTGGTCTTCGCGGCGCTCGCCGCGACCCTGCCGGTCTTCCTCCCCATGGCGATCGGCGTCATCGCGGGGGATTCCGTGGCGGGCGAGGCAAGCGCCGGGACGCTCCGCTATCTGCTGGTCGCCCCGGCCGGCCGGACCCGGCTGCTGCTCGCCAAGTTCGTCTGCGCCGTGGCCTTCTGCCTGGCCGCGACCCTGGTCGTGGCGGCCTCCGCGCTGGCGGTGGGGGCGTTGCTCTTCCCGCTCGGCGACGTCACGACGATCTCGGGGACCCAGATCTCCTTCGCCGACGGTCTCGGCCGGGCCGCGCTGATCTCGGCCGTCGTCGCCGCCTCGCTCATCGGGGTCGCGGCCGTCGGCCTGTTCGTCTCCACCCTCACCAGCAGCGGAATCGCCGCGATGGCGACGACGGTCGGCCTGGTGATCACCGTGCAGATCCTGGACGGGATCCCGCAGTTGCACGCGCTCCAGCCGTATCTGTTCCCGCATTACTGGCTGTCCTTCGCGGACCTGCTGCGCGCGCCGGTCTACTGGGACGAGATCGTCAAGAACCTGGAACTGCAGGGCCTGTACGCCATGGTGTTCGGCTCGGCGGCCTGGGCGCGGTTCACCACGAAGGACATCGCGGCCTGA
- a CDS encoding ATP-binding cassette domain-containing protein: MPEAVIETHALTKRFRGGQLAVNRLDLTVPRGSVFGFLGPNGSGKTTTIRMLLGLIAPTSGTASLLGQPMPRAARSVLPGVGALIEGPALYGFLSGRDNLLRYDSADPQADPRTRRARVDAALERVGLAHAAAKKAKAYSLGMKQRLGLASALLQPRGLLVLDEPTNGLDPQGMREIRTLVRELAEDGTTVFLSSHLLDEIEQVCTHAAVMARGTLLTQGRVADLATRGRLAVGTPDPAEAARVLTELGVAGVDVAGDRVTGDIPPAETDVADLNAALVREGVRVRSFGLERASLEDAFVALTGEGFDVAG; the protein is encoded by the coding sequence ATGCCTGAAGCCGTCATCGAAACCCATGCCCTCACCAAACGCTTCCGAGGCGGCCAACTCGCGGTGAACCGCCTGGACCTCACCGTCCCGCGCGGCAGCGTCTTCGGCTTCCTGGGGCCCAACGGCTCGGGCAAGACCACCACCATCCGGATGCTCCTCGGCCTCATCGCCCCGACCTCCGGCACCGCGAGCCTGCTGGGGCAGCCGATGCCGCGCGCCGCCCGCAGCGTGCTGCCGGGCGTCGGCGCGCTCATCGAGGGCCCCGCGCTGTACGGGTTCCTCTCCGGCCGCGACAATCTGCTGCGCTACGACTCCGCCGACCCGCAGGCCGACCCCCGCACCCGGCGTGCCCGCGTCGACGCGGCCCTCGAACGGGTCGGGCTCGCCCACGCGGCTGCCAAGAAGGCCAAGGCGTACTCGCTGGGCATGAAACAGCGGCTCGGCCTCGCCTCCGCGCTGCTCCAGCCGCGCGGGCTGCTCGTACTGGACGAGCCGACGAACGGGCTCGACCCGCAGGGCATGCGGGAGATCAGGACCCTGGTCAGGGAACTGGCGGAGGACGGCACCACGGTCTTCCTCTCCTCCCATCTCCTGGACGAGATCGAACAGGTCTGCACCCACGCGGCCGTGATGGCCCGCGGGACGCTGCTCACCCAGGGCAGGGTCGCCGATCTCGCGACCCGCGGCCGCCTCGCCGTCGGCACACCGGACCCGGCCGAGGCCGCCCGCGTGCTCACGGAGCTGGGTGTCGCCGGCGTGGACGTGGCGGGGGACCGGGTGACCGGTGACATCCCGCCGGCGGAGACCGATGTGGCGGACCTCAACGCGGCTCTTGTACGGGAAGGTGTCCGGGTCAGGTCCTTCGGCCTCGAACGGGCCTCCCTGGAGGACGCTTTCGTCGCACTCACCGGAGAGGGTTTCGATGTCGCAGGCTGA
- a CDS encoding DUF2092 domain-containing protein → MAPNDSAQGTGEAGNSPAGRRKAARYLVPVGVAGVAAVTIGLVPALASSGDPSLPKISAQQLIEKMAASDTQQLSGTVKVSSDLGIPSLGGLAGSFGGGALSGGGKGGSSASPDSKLMELASGTHTLRVAADGPAKQRVSILDSAAEYSLIRNDRQVWAYDSTSNQVYHSQTGASAEGGKGHADGRKDRADKLPATPKDFAAQALKAVGPTTSVSVDGTAQVAGRDAYQLLIKPKQSGSTIGSVRVAVDSKTGTPLKFTLTPSSGGKAAIDVGFTKVDFGKPAASTFSFTPPKGAKVTEGAAPKAGTHTAPKGAPKGTPKDLKSAAPEDFKGLNIIGKGWTSVARIDTGSGKGIGALGGSAQKSGAPVDAQKFLSSLGDRVTGSFGSGTVFHTRLVNALMTDDGKVFVGTVDKGALVKAADAAK, encoded by the coding sequence ATGGCACCGAACGACAGTGCACAGGGCACCGGAGAGGCCGGGAATTCCCCCGCGGGCCGCCGGAAGGCGGCGCGTTATCTCGTCCCGGTCGGAGTAGCGGGGGTGGCGGCGGTGACGATCGGTCTCGTCCCGGCGCTCGCCAGCTCGGGCGACCCCAGCCTGCCGAAGATCTCGGCGCAGCAGCTCATCGAGAAGATGGCCGCATCGGACACCCAGCAGCTGTCCGGCACGGTGAAGGTCAGCTCGGACCTGGGCATCCCGTCACTGGGCGGCCTTGCCGGTTCCTTCGGCGGGGGCGCGCTGAGCGGTGGCGGCAAGGGCGGGTCGAGCGCGTCGCCCGACTCCAAGCTGATGGAACTGGCCTCGGGCACGCACACCCTGCGGGTGGCCGCCGACGGTCCCGCCAAGCAGCGGGTGTCCATCCTGGACAGCGCCGCCGAGTACAGCCTGATCCGCAACGACCGCCAGGTCTGGGCGTACGACAGCACGTCGAACCAGGTCTACCACTCGCAGACCGGTGCCTCGGCGGAGGGCGGCAAGGGCCACGCGGACGGCCGCAAGGACCGCGCCGACAAGCTCCCGGCCACCCCGAAGGACTTCGCCGCCCAGGCGCTGAAGGCCGTCGGGCCGACGACCTCGGTGAGTGTCGACGGCACGGCGCAGGTGGCGGGCCGCGACGCGTACCAGCTGCTCATCAAGCCGAAGCAGTCCGGTTCCACGATCGGTTCGGTCCGGGTCGCGGTGGATTCGAAGACCGGCACCCCGCTGAAGTTCACGCTCACACCGAGCAGCGGCGGCAAGGCGGCCATCGACGTGGGCTTCACCAAGGTCGACTTCGGGAAGCCCGCGGCCTCCACCTTCTCGTTCACTCCGCCGAAGGGCGCGAAGGTGACGGAGGGCGCCGCCCCGAAGGCCGGTACGCACACGGCTCCGAAGGGCGCTCCCAAGGGCACCCCGAAGGACCTGAAGTCCGCGGCGCCGGAGGACTTCAAGGGCCTGAACATCATCGGCAAGGGCTGGACGTCGGTGGCCAGGATCGACACCGGCAGCGGCAAGGGCATCGGCGCGCTGGGCGGCTCCGCGCAGAAGAGCGGCGCCCCGGTGGACGCGCAGAAGTTCCTCAGCTCGCTGGGGGACAGGGTGACGGGCTCGTTCGGCTCGGGCACCGTGTTCCACACCCGGCTGGTGAACGCGCTGATGACGGACGACGGAAAGGTCTTCGTCGGCACGGTCGACAAGGGCGCACTGGTCAAGGCGGCCGACGCGGCCAAGTAG